A genomic segment from Deltaproteobacteria bacterium encodes:
- the thiC gene encoding phosphomethylpyrimidine synthase ThiC produces MPTQIESARKNITTKEMKDVAKKEDKSPEYIREMIAEGKIVIPNNTNRKARLVGIGKGLRTKVNASIGTSSDIVDVHAEVEKAIAAETAGADTLMELSVGGDLDEIRKEVLAATNLSAGSVPLYQAFAEAIRKYHDPNKLTEELLFDVIERQCADGISFMAVHCGINRLTIERLKKQGYRYGGLVSRGGSYMVGWMLKNNKENPLYEKFDRVVEILKRYDSVLSLGNGLRAGAVHDSLDRAQVQELLINCELAEIGQDMGCQMMCEGPGHLPLEDIEANVRLQKRMSSDAPFYVLGPLTTDLAAGYDHISAAIGAAEAARYGADLICYVTPAEHLALPNKEDVIEGVRAARIAAHVGDMVKLGAKDKDMNMAKARRDLRWDVQQKLGFFGERAKEIRNSRYPEEPDTCTMCGSFCALDNVNQYFEGDLKRKR; encoded by the coding sequence ATGCCAACACAGATTGAATCAGCAAGAAAAAATATCACTACAAAGGAAATGAAGGATGTTGCTAAAAAAGAGGATAAATCTCCTGAATATATTCGTGAGATGATTGCTGAAGGCAAGATAGTTATACCGAATAATACAAACCGCAAGGCAAGGCTTGTGGGTATTGGCAAGGGACTGCGGACAAAGGTAAATGCGTCCATAGGCACATCTTCTGATATTGTGGATGTCCATGCAGAGGTTGAAAAGGCAATTGCTGCGGAAACTGCAGGTGCAGATACCCTGATGGAACTCTCTGTCGGCGGTGATTTAGATGAGATAAGAAAAGAAGTCCTTGCAGCAACTAATCTGTCTGCAGGCAGTGTGCCTTTATATCAGGCATTTGCAGAGGCAATCAGAAAATATCACGACCCGAATAAACTCACAGAGGAACTCTTATTTGATGTGATTGAAAGACAATGTGCTGACGGAATTTCATTTATGGCAGTCCACTGCGGCATAAACAGACTCACAATTGAGAGGCTTAAAAAACAGGGTTACCGTTACGGAGGACTTGTGTCAAGAGGCGGTTCATACATGGTTGGCTGGATGCTGAAGAACAATAAAGAAAATCCCCTTTATGAAAAATTTGACAGGGTTGTTGAGATACTTAAAAGATATGACTCTGTTTTGAGTCTTGGCAATGGTCTTCGTGCAGGCGCTGTACATGATAGTTTAGACAGGGCACAGGTTCAGGAACTCCTCATAAACTGTGAACTTGCAGAAATCGGGCAGGATATGGGGTGCCAGATGATGTGTGAAGGTCCTGGACATCTTCCCCTTGAGGATATTGAGGCAAATGTAAGGTTGCAGAAGAGGATGAGCAGTGATGCCCCGTTTTATGTGTTAGGTCCACTTACCACTGACCTTGCCGCAGGCTATGACCACATATCAGCAGCAATAGGCGCTGCAGAGGCGGCAAGATATGGCGCTGATTTGATTTGCTATGTTACACCAGCAGAGCATCTGGCGCTTCCAAACAAGGAGGATGTTATTGAAGGGGTGAGGGCTGCAAGGATTGCCGCCCATGTCGGCGATATGGTAAAACTCGGGGCAAAGGATAAAGATATGAATATGGCAAAGGCAAGAAGGGATTTAAGATGGGATGTTCAGCAGAAACTTGGCTTTTTTGGTGAAAGGGCAAAGGAGATAAGAAACAGCAGGTACCCGGAAGAACCTG